TCGTTCTCATGGCTGTCCATTTACAGAAGCTTGGATGAATGCGGCAGACAAGCAAGGAGTAGGAGTTAGTTATGAAGGCAGCTGGCCATGGCTTATGATTAGTAATATTCCATCGGAGGAACTGCTCCAAATTTGGAAAGAAGAAATGTTAGCTCTGGTAAAAAAATATCGTAACCATCCCTCCCTCTTCATTTGGACCATCAATAATGAAATGTATTTTACCATGTTTTACCATAATGATCCTCCGGAACTACGGCTGAAAAAATGGAAAATCATTTCAGAGCTTATCAGGGAAATAAGAAAACTATCTCCCAATACATTGGTTTCAGCAGATTCAGGTTATGGAAGGATAAAAGCCGATTATGATAAAAATCTAAAACCTCATGATATTGATGATGGAGATATAGACGACAGGCATGTTTATTTTAATTGGTATAACAGAGATTTTTTTCAGGTGTATAATGGAGAATGGGCAAAACGAATATATTGGTCACCCGGAGCCAATCCCGATCGTATCTTTTTCAGTCAGGAAACTTCAACAGGATACACCAATAATGACAATGGTCATTATAATCGAAAATATTTGTTTAACAATTACGTGCCCCAGGCCTGGCTTGGCGATTGGGCATATGAAGAAAAAAATCCTAAGCATACATTACAAAGGCATGCTTTTATGACAAAGGAGTTGTATGAAGCTATAAGAAGAACTAGCCCGGAAACTGCAGGTGTGTTGCTTTTTGCAAATCTGTGTTGGTTTAAAAATGTTTATGATGAGAATAGAATAAAGCCCTATCCGGTTTATGATGCTGTAAAAAAGGCAGCGAGTCCAGTTTTGATTTCTGCTGAATTATTTGGCAGGAATTTTTATGCAGGAACAAACATAAAACCCAGGATATGTATTGTAAATAATAATACCGAAGGGGAAGACATTCCTCTATCAACAATTGAATGGAAAGTAGTTCATAACAATCAGGTATTATCTTCAGGAGTGCAACAAACTGCCATTGTAAAACATTATGACAGACAGTGGCAAGAGTGCGAAATCAATCTCCCGGAAAATATACCACATCCCAGATCATCATGTAAACTTGTTATAGAACTGAAATCCGGAGACAAATTAATATCAGAAAATGATTATGATATATTATTAACCACCAAGGATTGGGCTAAAGGCAATTCAAAGTTCACTGATAAGAAAATAGCTGTTTTCGATTTGAGCGGAAAAACTTTCAATGTACTTGATAGCCTAAATGTTAGATATCAAAAAATGGAAGATTTAACAGAAGTACGAATTATAGAAGCAGACCTGTTGATAGTAGCCAATCTTGATATCGAAAATGAAATACCATACAATTGGGAAGATGTAAGGAGGGTTTGCAATAATGGTACAAATGTTTTGCTAATTCATCCAGGGAAACATTTAAAATGGATTTACTATAATGAAGTTGAATCCATTTATGAGCGAAAAGGAAGAGTAGTAAACATGCACATCCAGGAACATGGTACTTTTAATGATATTGAACCGATGGAATTAGCGTGGTGGCATCAAGAAGAAAATGAATTACCCAGAGCATGCCGGCGCTCATACCGTTTGAAAGACACAAAAAATATGAAATCCTTATGCAATTACATTAGACCGCATACAGGTTTAGGCAAGGATAGACAATCTTATTTATATGAAATGAGCGGCATTCCTCTCTTAGAAATAAAGGAAGGAAAAGGAAGAATGATTGCTTCTGAGATGGAAACAAATTTGGGCTATAAAGACCCAATTGCTGCAAGACTATTAGTGAATCTATTACAAGAATTATTAAAATAAACAGAGCTATACACAAAAAAATATAGTGATATAAAACTTATTGAGGAAAATGAGAATGTGCAAAACTCAAGAAATTTTAAGGGCTTATGAGTGAAAGAAATTCAAATACTATTGTTGGAGTTGATATTGGTGGGACTCATATATCCGCATGTCTTGTCAATGCAAAAAACTATTCAATTATAAAAAATAGTTACCGTGAATACACGATAGATGCCAAACAGTCGGCCTTTAAGATATTAAATGATTGGAGCAATTTAATAAATGATACTATACTCAATATTCCAAAGGGATGTGTAAAAAGTATTGGCATTGCAATACCGGGACCTTTCGATTATAAGAATGGAGTATCCAAGATGTTTGGTGTTGGCAAATACGAACAACTTCTGGGGATTAATATCAAACAATATTTTAGTAACAGGCTTAATTTGAAAATTGATTGCATACATTTTATTAATGATGCAGCAGCATTTGCATTAGGTGAGTATCATCAGAAGTATAACTCTAACTACAAAAAAATCTTGGCCTTGACTTTGGGTACAGGGTTTGGGAGTACATATGTTCATGATGGAGTTCCACAATCTAAGATGCTTTATAATATTCCCTTTAAAGAAAGCATAGCCAATAATTATTTCTCAACGCCTTGGTTTGCAAATACCTATAACAACAAATATTCAGAGAGAATAGAAAATGTAAAGCAACTTTTTGACTTAGCTGAAAGTGGCAATAAAAATGCTATGGCTATCTTTGAGGAATTTGGAAACAATCTTGCTTATTTTATGAAAAATCATCTATCGCCTGAAATGGCAGAATGTTGTATTATAGGAGGAAATATTAGTAAAGCCTGGAAGTTTTTTGCACCTGCACTAAATAATAACTTAAGCAGATATTTAGAAACACCGATTATTCAGGCAGATACAGATTCTCAATCTTCAATAATCGGAGCCGCCATAAGCACAATTAATCAAACTAAAGTGAAATCAAATAATAGAAAGACTACACAGTTTCTTATTCCTGAAAAAGTTAGGCAAACACAAAGTGGGAATTATGACATTTATCCGGGATTTAAAGTTCCTGAAAACTCAATAAAGACAGGATATAGTAAATTAGCAGATTATATTGAAAAGCATAAAACTATTGTGATAGATGGTTATGTGGGCGTTAATTGGGATGACCTGCGAAAAAATTTAAGCTTACAATTGTACAGTAAAGGATTAAAAGTTTTATGGTATGATGTTTCTGCCGGCATAAAGGATGTTAGCGAAATTGATAAACTAATAGCTCCATTTCTGGGTGGTGATGACCCAATTTTTGGGACAAGAACCTCATTAAAGTTTGAAGATTATTTCAAATTGGAATACTTAAATGAGATTAAAGCTGACAACGATGCAGATATAAATATTTTATATGGCTCGGGTGCTGCATTAGTTAAATGGGATGCTCCACTATTATATGTTGATATTCCCAAAAATGAATTGCAGTTTAGAATGCGGGCAGGTGCTATAAGCAATCTTGGTGCAGAAAAAGCCATTGATGCAAAAAAAATGTACAAGCGTTTTTATTTTGTTGATTGGGTTTTGTTGAACAAGCATAAACAAAAATTATTACCAAAGATTGATATTATTATTGATGACCAAAGACCAGAGCAGCCATTCTGGACTACTGGAGATTGCCTGCGTAATAGCCTTAATAAAATGAGTAAGAGTTTTTTCAGAGTACGGCCATGGTTTGAGCCCGGTCCCTGGGGTGGTACATGGATGATAAATAATATTGAGCAATTGAATATTGATGTGCCAAATTATGCATGGTCATTCGAACTTATAGTT
The Bacteroidota bacterium DNA segment above includes these coding regions:
- a CDS encoding ROK family protein translates to MSERNSNTIVGVDIGGTHISACLVNAKNYSIIKNSYREYTIDAKQSAFKILNDWSNLINDTILNIPKGCVKSIGIAIPGPFDYKNGVSKMFGVGKYEQLLGINIKQYFSNRLNLKIDCIHFINDAAAFALGEYHQKYNSNYKKILALTLGTGFGSTYVHDGVPQSKMLYNIPFKESIANNYFSTPWFANTYNNKYSERIENVKQLFDLAESGNKNAMAIFEEFGNNLAYFMKNHLSPEMAECCIIGGNISKAWKFFAPALNNNLSRYLETPIIQADTDSQSSIIGAAISTINQTKVKSNNRKTTQFLIPEKVRQTQSGNYDIYPGFKVPENSIKTGYSKLADYIEKHKTIVIDGYVGVNWDDLRKNLSLQLYSKGLKVLWYDVSAGIKDVSEIDKLIAPFLGGDDPIFGTRTSLKFEDYFKLEYLNEIKADNDADINILYGSGAALVKWDAPLLYVDIPKNELQFRMRAGAISNLGAEKAIDAKKMYKRFYFVDWVLLNKHKQKLLPKIDIIIDDQRPEQPFWTTGDCLRNSLNKMSKSFFRVRPWFEPGPWGGTWMINNIEQLNIDVPNYAWSFELIVPENGLLLNDNGKMLEISFDFLMFQEYRNVLGEAAGRFGNEFPIRFDFLDTFDGGNLSVQVHPQQDYFVKEFGEKFTQDECYYILDAKNDAKVYLGFDENVNPEKLRTELDYSFKNSTEVDIDKYVNSIKANKHDLFLIPGGTIHGSGKDNLVLEISSTPYIFTFKLYDWLRLDLEGKPRPLNIERGFKNLDFNRKGDVINKEHISIPAVIKRGEDWKLIHLPTHKEHFYDVHRYEFHAIIEVQTNNQCHILMLVEGSSLILETENGMKQRFNFAETFVVPAACGTYKLINENNTLCKVVKAFVKSEKV